One window of the Oceanicaulis sp. genome contains the following:
- a CDS encoding TonB-dependent receptor codes for MTSLLLAGAAALALDAAVQADAPDADPRWVDVIQVTGRPIETGAVRPEDAPALEADAAALAARLPGAALIDNGALSGQLQHRGLFGARVPAAIDGVRLASGGPNLMDPPLHYAPTPLVERIELTRGPAPVSEGPALGAAANVVLKSISYAPSATPEVSGSLTAVARSVDDSYGVGAVAGIATARQRLQILASREEGGDLDTPYGTLDGTGHERLVYGAGYTIRPAKGIEARLDMRRQETGETGNPPFPMDIRFFDTTITRAGVTVERGGWTVDLTARHGRVDHAMNNFTLRPAPAPMQRRETFASAETTGFEAEAAYALADGEIRFGADFEASDHDVTITNPVNPDFFVTPVKDAELARTGAFAEWDGRAGGLELYLGARIDAYEAEARSPLIGPALPMGPRMLAAAYTAADRDWDAVTADALVRVARPVSDTTRLRAALYRKSRAPGYLERFAWLPTPASGGLADGNTYVGDLDLDVETATGFEVGVDCAGARAYVRPTAYVSWIGDYIQGAPAEPVTPGVVDTPLEMVSAMNGDPTPLRFSNVEARLHGFDADFGAALFEALGGAWRVDGVISIVRGERTDIEDNLYRIAPDRLTATLSHERASWSAGLEVRAVAEQDRVSASNSEAKTPGHVVLGLVASADLGARAQVSAGVDNLLDQPYRDHLGGYNRNSGLGVPVGERLPGAGRGGWLRLSAAF; via the coding sequence ATGACTTCTCTTCTGCTTGCGGGCGCGGCTGCGCTCGCCCTCGACGCTGCTGTCCAGGCGGACGCTCCTGACGCCGACCCGCGCTGGGTCGACGTGATCCAGGTGACCGGCCGACCCATCGAGACCGGCGCGGTTCGCCCCGAAGACGCTCCGGCGCTCGAGGCCGACGCCGCCGCGCTCGCCGCTCGCCTTCCCGGCGCGGCGCTGATCGACAACGGCGCGCTGTCGGGCCAGCTCCAGCATCGCGGCCTGTTCGGCGCGCGCGTGCCCGCCGCGATCGACGGCGTAAGGCTCGCCTCGGGCGGTCCGAACCTGATGGACCCGCCGCTGCATTATGCGCCGACCCCGCTCGTCGAACGGATCGAATTGACCCGCGGACCGGCCCCGGTGTCTGAAGGCCCGGCGCTGGGTGCGGCGGCGAATGTCGTGCTCAAGTCGATCAGCTATGCCCCGAGTGCGACGCCGGAGGTCTCGGGGTCGTTGACGGCGGTCGCCCGAAGCGTCGATGACAGTTACGGCGTAGGCGCCGTCGCCGGGATCGCGACGGCGCGCCAGCGTCTTCAGATCCTCGCCTCGCGCGAGGAAGGCGGCGATCTCGACACGCCGTACGGCACGCTCGACGGGACCGGACATGAGCGCCTCGTGTACGGCGCGGGTTATACGATCCGGCCCGCCAAGGGGATCGAGGCGCGGCTGGACATGCGCCGTCAGGAAACCGGCGAGACCGGCAATCCGCCGTTTCCGATGGATATCCGATTTTTCGACACCACGATCACCCGCGCCGGCGTCACGGTCGAGCGCGGCGGCTGGACGGTCGATCTGACGGCGCGCCATGGCCGGGTCGATCATGCGATGAACAATTTCACGCTCCGACCTGCGCCGGCGCCGATGCAGCGGAGGGAGACCTTCGCCTCGGCGGAAACCACAGGGTTCGAGGCGGAAGCCGCTTACGCGCTGGCGGATGGAGAGATCCGCTTCGGCGCGGATTTCGAAGCCTCAGACCACGACGTGACGATCACCAATCCGGTGAACCCGGACTTCTTCGTCACTCCGGTCAAGGACGCCGAACTCGCCCGCACGGGCGCGTTCGCAGAATGGGACGGGCGCGCGGGCGGGCTGGAGCTTTATCTCGGCGCCCGCATCGACGCCTATGAGGCCGAGGCGCGCAGCCCGCTGATCGGCCCGGCTCTGCCGATGGGTCCGCGCATGCTGGCGGCGGCCTATACGGCGGCGGACCGGGACTGGGACGCGGTGACTGCGGATGCGCTCGTGCGGGTCGCACGTCCGGTCTCGGATACGACACGCCTGCGCGCCGCGCTCTACAGGAAGTCCCGCGCGCCGGGCTATCTCGAACGCTTCGCCTGGCTGCCCACGCCGGCCAGCGGCGGCCTTGCGGACGGAAACACCTATGTCGGTGATCTCGATCTCGACGTGGAAACCGCAACCGGCTTCGAAGTCGGCGTCGATTGCGCCGGCGCGCGCGCCTATGTCCGCCCCACCGCTTATGTCAGCTGGATCGGCGACTACATCCAGGGCGCGCCGGCCGAGCCGGTCACGCCGGGCGTCGTCGACACCCCGCTTGAAATGGTTTCGGCCATGAACGGCGATCCCACGCCGCTGCGCTTTTCCAATGTCGAGGCGCGGCTTCATGGCTTCGACGCCGATTTCGGCGCCGCGCTTTTCGAGGCCCTGGGCGGGGCCTGGCGGGTGGACGGCGTCATCAGCATCGTCAGGGGCGAGCGGACCGATATAGAGGACAATCTGTACCGGATCGCGCCGGACCGGCTGACCGCGACGCTCAGCCATGAGCGGGCGAGCTGGTCGGCGGGGCTGGAGGTGAGGGCTGTCGCCGAACAGGACCGCGTTTCAGCCTCCAACAGCGAGGCGAAAACGCCCGGCCATGTCGTTCTGGGTCTGGTCGCCTCGGCCGATCTGGGCGCAAGGGCTCAGGTCTCGGCCGGCGTCGACAACCTGCTGGACCAGCCCTACCGCGATCATCTCGGGGGCTATAACCGCAATTCAGGCCTCGGCGTGCCGGTCGGCGAGCGTCTGCCCGGCGCGGGCCGCGGGGGCTGGCTGCGGCTGAGCGCGGCGTTTTAG
- a CDS encoding heavy-metal-associated domain-containing protein, producing MIRTLLTASALSLALFAPAYAQHAGHGDDHAHEGEAHSPTLHADIEAALAQGGSLVLAEVNGMVCDFCATAMTKTFGRRDEVAAVHVDLDTKQLQLVLREGMSMDDEAISDLVTRSGYETVAIRRGTGA from the coding sequence ATGATCCGCACGCTTCTCACCGCTTCCGCCCTGTCGCTGGCCCTGTTCGCGCCGGCTTACGCCCAGCACGCCGGTCACGGCGACGACCACGCCCATGAAGGCGAGGCGCACAGCCCGACGCTTCACGCCGACATCGAGGCGGCGCTCGCGCAAGGCGGCTCGCTCGTCCTCGCCGAGGTCAACGGCATGGTCTGCGACTTCTGCGCCACCGCCATGACCAAGACCTTCGGCCGCCGCGACGAAGTCGCCGCCGTCCATGTCGACCTCGACACCAAGCAGCTCCAGCTGGTTCTGCGCGAAGGCATGTCGATGGACGACGAAGCGATCTCCGATCTCGTCACCCGCTCGGGCTACGAGACGGTGGCCATCCGCCGCGGCACGGGGGCGTAA
- a CDS encoding RNA polymerase factor sigma-32: MTTRTAPARTPDPDRRFLKRAMAAPLLEREEELALATAWKEEGDEQALHKLTTAYMRLVVAVAAKFKHYGLPFPDLVSEGNIGLMQAAARFEPERGVRFSTYASWWIRSSIQDYVLRNWSIVRTGTTAAQKSLFFNLRRLRALIRDVGSGALSPENRAYVAQALKVGEDDVEQMAARLAAVDRSLNAPFTEDGDGEWQDLLADEGPDPEAAVMDRRDTDTRSSWLETAMQTLTEREQLIIRERRLTEETVTLEKLGERLGISKERVRQIEHQALGKLKKALTETVGDPEEAGLIPAG; this comes from the coding sequence ATGACCACGCGAACCGCGCCCGCCCGCACGCCAGATCCTGATCGCCGCTTCCTGAAACGGGCGATGGCCGCCCCATTGCTCGAACGCGAGGAAGAACTCGCGCTCGCCACGGCCTGGAAGGAGGAGGGCGACGAGCAGGCGCTGCACAAGCTGACCACCGCCTATATGCGCCTGGTCGTCGCGGTGGCCGCCAAGTTCAAGCATTACGGCCTGCCCTTCCCCGACCTGGTCTCGGAAGGCAATATCGGCCTGATGCAGGCCGCCGCGCGCTTCGAGCCCGAACGCGGCGTGCGCTTTTCCACCTACGCCAGCTGGTGGATCCGGTCCTCGATCCAGGACTATGTGCTGAGAAACTGGTCGATCGTGCGCACCGGCACGACCGCGGCGCAGAAATCGCTGTTCTTCAATCTGCGCCGTCTGCGCGCGCTCATTCGCGATGTCGGCTCGGGCGCGCTCAGCCCGGAGAACCGGGCCTATGTCGCCCAGGCGCTGAAAGTCGGCGAGGACGATGTCGAACAGATGGCCGCGCGCCTGGCCGCAGTCGACCGCTCGCTCAACGCCCCCTTCACCGAGGACGGCGACGGCGAGTGGCAGGATCTTCTGGCCGACGAAGGCCCCGATCCCGAGGCCGCCGTGATGGACCGGCGCGACACCGACACCCGCAGCTCCTGGCTCGAGACCGCCATGCAGACGCTGACCGAGCGCGAGCAGCTGATCATCCGCGAGCGCCGGCTGACCGAAGAGACCGTGACGCTGGAGAAGCTCGGCGAACGTCTGGGCATTTCGAAAGAGCGCGTGCGCCAGATCGAGCATCAGGCGCTGGGCAAACTCAAAAAGGCGCTGACCGAAACCGTCGGCGATCCCGAGGAAGCCGGTCTCATCCCGGCGGGCTAG
- a CDS encoding CarD family transcriptional regulator translates to MTKKTANDNKTFKKGDHVVYPAHGVGRVTGVEKDTVAGFDIEVYVVSFEQDKMTLRVPTAKASSAGMRPLASDKILKDALNTLKGKPKVKRTMWSRRAQEYEAKINSGDLISIAEVVRDLHRQEDQPEPSYSERQLYESALDRMVREVAAVEKLDRDKALEMLTQTLTKKAA, encoded by the coding sequence ATGACCAAGAAAACCGCCAACGACAACAAGACCTTCAAGAAAGGCGACCATGTCGTCTATCCCGCCCACGGCGTGGGCCGGGTGACCGGCGTGGAGAAAGACACCGTGGCCGGCTTCGACATCGAGGTCTACGTGGTGTCCTTCGAGCAGGACAAGATGACCCTGCGCGTGCCGACCGCGAAGGCAAGCTCCGCAGGCATGCGGCCGTTGGCGAGCGACAAGATCCTCAAGGACGCTCTGAACACGCTGAAGGGCAAGCCCAAGGTCAAGCGCACCATGTGGTCGCGCCGCGCCCAGGAATACGAAGCGAAGATCAATTCCGGCGACCTGATCTCCATCGCCGAAGTGGTCCGCGACCTGCACCGCCAGGAAGACCAGCCCGAGCCGAGCTATTCCGAGCGCCAGCTCTATGAAAGCGCGCTCGACCGCATGGTCCGCGAAGTCGCCGCGGTCGAAAAGCTCGACCGCGACAAGGCGCTCGAGATGCTCACCCAGACGCTGACCAAGAAAGCCGCCTGA
- the fdxA gene encoding ferredoxin FdxA, whose translation MTYIVTDACIKCKFTDCVEVCPVDCFYEGENMLVIHPDECIDCGVCEPECPVEAIKPDTEDDKDGKWLALNSEYATKWPNITVKKDPPPDAEKYETETGKLEKYFSPKAG comes from the coding sequence ATGACCTACATCGTCACCGACGCCTGCATCAAATGTAAGTTCACCGACTGCGTGGAAGTCTGTCCCGTGGACTGCTTCTACGAAGGCGAGAACATGCTCGTCATCCATCCCGACGAGTGCATCGATTGCGGCGTGTGCGAGCCCGAGTGCCCGGTCGAGGCGATCAAGCCCGACACCGAGGACGACAAGGACGGCAAGTGGCTGGCGCTCAATTCCGAGTATGCGACCAAATGGCCGAACATCACGGTCAAGAAGGACCCGCCGCCGGACGCCGAGAAGTACGAGACCGAGACCGGCAAGCTCGAGAAGTATTTCTCCCCGAAAGCCGGCTGA
- a CDS encoding TerB family tellurite resistance protein, with protein MIDALKRLFTGGGSDKAEPADPAPEVAAAVLMVQAALADGEFSQAEREKICLILKEGFRLEQARADAVLNQAEEIAHGAVDHHSYTKVVKRMPKANRMAVMTHLWMVALADGVRDDHEDSLLRRLSPLLALSDRERAEARQAAEGGAQTG; from the coding sequence ATGATCGACGCGCTCAAGCGCCTGTTCACCGGCGGCGGGTCTGACAAGGCCGAGCCCGCCGACCCGGCTCCGGAAGTCGCCGCCGCCGTGCTGATGGTGCAGGCCGCGCTGGCCGACGGGGAGTTTTCCCAGGCCGAGCGCGAGAAGATCTGCCTGATCCTCAAAGAAGGCTTCCGCCTCGAACAGGCCCGCGCCGACGCGGTGCTGAACCAGGCCGAGGAGATCGCCCACGGCGCGGTCGACCATCACAGCTACACCAAGGTCGTCAAACGGATGCCCAAGGCGAACCGGATGGCGGTGATGACCCATCTGTGGATGGTCGCCCTGGCCGACGGCGTACGCGACGATCACGAGGATTCGCTGCTGCGCCGGCTCTCACCGCTCCTGGCGCTGTCGGACCGCGAGCGCGCCGAGGCGCGTCAGGCGGCCGAGGGCGGCGCGCAGACCGGCTGA
- a CDS encoding S4 domain-containing protein has protein sequence MSEETQRADVWLFRARLFKSRSGAGRFIEGGAVRLERAGAVSRLTKASAPVRPGDRLVYVRSGRLVRIGVTALGARRGPPAEARTLYVLETAEEKEE, from the coding sequence GTGAGCGAAGAGACCCAGCGCGCCGACGTCTGGCTGTTCCGCGCGAGGCTCTTCAAGTCGCGCTCGGGCGCCGGACGGTTCATCGAAGGCGGCGCGGTGCGACTGGAGCGTGCAGGCGCAGTCTCGCGTTTGACCAAAGCGAGCGCGCCGGTTCGCCCTGGCGACCGGCTGGTGTATGTCAGATCCGGACGGCTCGTGCGCATCGGGGTGACGGCCCTGGGCGCACGCCGCGGCCCGCCCGCCGAGGCGCGGACCCTGTACGTCCTCGAGACGGCCGAAGAAAAGGAAGAGTGA
- a CDS encoding helicase-related protein, producing MTSPRPGAAKITAVLGPTNTGKTHLALERMMARGSGVMGLPLRLLARELYDRVVKVKGAHAVALITGEEKIRPPTARYFLCTVEAMPMELRPAFVGVDEIQLCADPDRGHVFTNRLLHARGTEETMFMGASTMRPLLRRLVPEAEIEERERFSVLTYAGSKKLSKLPRRTAVVAFSAEDVYSIAELVRRQRGGAAVVMGALSPRTRNAQVELYQSGEVDFLIATDAIGMGLNMDVDHVAFASLSKFDGRKRRRLHPQEIGQIAGRAGRFRSDGTFGITADARAPDPDVIDRIENHEFDPVTRLIWRNSDLDLSSLHALRVSLNTPPPDPALERVRHAVDEEVLDICARDPELKDQLKSRAGLARFWDVCRTPDFRKTTIDDHARLVKTLFGHLTSKAGKLPDAWLEAQIDRLAKTSGDVDALSQRLAYVRTWAYAAHRGDWTRDPAYWQGRTREVEDQLSDALHEQLTARFIDRRTSALMKGLREKTDLEAGLDGKGEVTVEGHYVGRLTGLSFHADTEGGPLARRAVANAAMKAVRPEVNRRLGRLAKAEDADLSLDEAGVLYWKDERIGRIAAGPDPFAPAVTLVGGELGAGEAVARAERRLERFVASRAEEALSPLLKLRAMVSGGSGLDGLARGIGYRLVEGYGAAPRSALAADLAQLSGNERRQLRRAGVRIGEHAVFMPALLKPKAARLSSLLKAAHAGDPSAALLPPPGLTSLEVEPRRGEADYGAAGFQRCGPRAVRLDMLERLADTIREARDPAHKHAFTPSPAMTSLLGATNEELRLILKALGYRRVRKGSGEGETAEAELWAGRARSLKQREEPAPAPAPADTPFAILAELPVARGPAPQRRKPKQRRKPEAATTAASAKPQTAQAPAKKKRRRRRKPGPDAS from the coding sequence ATGACGAGCCCCAGACCGGGCGCTGCGAAGATCACCGCGGTGCTCGGCCCGACCAACACCGGCAAGACCCATCTCGCTCTCGAGCGGATGATGGCGCGCGGATCGGGCGTGATGGGCCTGCCCCTGCGCCTGCTCGCCCGCGAGCTCTACGACCGGGTGGTCAAGGTGAAGGGCGCGCACGCGGTCGCCCTGATCACCGGCGAGGAAAAGATCCGCCCGCCCACGGCGCGGTACTTCCTGTGCACGGTCGAAGCCATGCCGATGGAGCTGCGCCCCGCCTTCGTGGGCGTGGACGAGATCCAGCTCTGCGCCGATCCCGATCGCGGCCACGTCTTCACCAACAGGCTGCTGCATGCGCGCGGGACCGAAGAGACGATGTTCATGGGCGCGTCGACCATGCGTCCCCTTTTGCGCCGGCTGGTCCCAGAGGCCGAGATCGAGGAGCGCGAGCGTTTCTCGGTCCTGACCTACGCGGGCTCGAAAAAGCTCTCCAAGCTGCCGCGCCGGACCGCGGTCGTCGCGTTTTCCGCCGAGGACGTCTACTCGATCGCCGAACTGGTCCGCCGCCAGCGCGGCGGCGCGGCGGTGGTGATGGGTGCGCTCAGCCCGCGCACGCGGAACGCCCAGGTCGAGCTCTACCAGTCCGGCGAGGTGGATTTCCTCATCGCCACCGACGCGATCGGCATGGGGCTGAACATGGATGTCGACCATGTCGCCTTCGCCTCGCTGTCGAAATTCGACGGCCGCAAGCGCCGCCGCCTGCATCCCCAGGAGATCGGCCAGATCGCCGGCCGCGCCGGGCGCTTCCGGTCCGACGGCACGTTCGGGATCACCGCCGATGCGCGCGCGCCCGATCCCGACGTGATCGACCGGATCGAGAACCATGAGTTCGATCCGGTCACCAGGCTGATCTGGCGCAATTCCGATCTCGACCTGTCGAGCCTTCACGCCCTGCGCGTCAGCCTGAACACGCCCCCGCCCGACCCTGCGCTCGAACGCGTGCGTCACGCCGTCGACGAGGAGGTGCTGGACATCTGCGCGCGCGATCCGGAGCTGAAAGACCAGCTCAAGAGCCGCGCCGGGCTGGCGCGCTTCTGGGACGTGTGCCGCACGCCGGACTTCAGGAAGACCACGATCGACGACCACGCCCGGCTGGTGAAGACGCTGTTCGGCCATCTCACCTCCAAGGCCGGCAAGCTGCCCGACGCCTGGCTGGAGGCCCAGATCGACCGGCTGGCGAAGACCTCCGGCGATGTCGACGCGCTCAGCCAGCGCCTCGCCTATGTGCGCACCTGGGCCTACGCCGCCCATCGCGGCGACTGGACGCGCGATCCGGCCTACTGGCAGGGGCGCACCCGCGAGGTGGAGGACCAGCTTTCCGACGCGCTGCACGAACAGCTGACCGCGCGCTTCATCGACCGGCGCACCAGCGCGCTGATGAAGGGTCTGCGCGAGAAGACCGATCTCGAAGCCGGGCTCGACGGCAAGGGCGAGGTGACGGTCGAGGGTCATTACGTGGGCCGGCTGACCGGGCTGAGCTTCCACGCGGACACTGAAGGCGGCCCGCTGGCCCGCCGCGCTGTCGCCAACGCCGCGATGAAGGCGGTCCGGCCCGAGGTGAACCGGCGCCTGGGACGCCTCGCCAAAGCCGAGGACGCCGACCTGTCGCTCGACGAAGCGGGCGTGCTCTACTGGAAGGACGAGAGGATCGGCCGCATCGCCGCAGGGCCCGACCCGTTCGCGCCGGCGGTCACGCTGGTCGGCGGCGAGCTCGGCGCAGGCGAAGCGGTGGCCCGCGCCGAACGCCGGCTCGAACGCTTCGTGGCGAGCCGGGCCGAAGAGGCGCTGAGCCCGCTTCTGAAGCTGCGCGCCATGGTTTCGGGGGGATCGGGCCTGGACGGGCTGGCGCGCGGAATCGGCTACCGGCTGGTGGAAGGCTACGGCGCCGCGCCGAGAAGCGCGCTGGCCGCCGACCTCGCCCAGCTGTCTGGAAACGAGCGCCGCCAGCTGCGCCGCGCCGGCGTGCGCATCGGCGAGCACGCGGTGTTCATGCCGGCGCTGCTCAAACCGAAAGCGGCGCGGCTGTCTTCGCTTCTGAAAGCCGCCCATGCCGGCGATCCGTCCGCCGCGCTTCTGCCCCCGCCGGGCCTGACGAGCCTCGAGGTCGAGCCGCGCCGCGGCGAGGCCGATTACGGCGCAGCGGGCTTTCAGCGCTGCGGGCCGCGGGCGGTGCGCCTGGACATGCTCGAACGCCTCGCCGACACGATCCGCGAGGCGCGCGATCCCGCCCACAAGCATGCCTTCACGCCCAGCCCGGCGATGACGAGCCTTCTGGGCGCGACCAACGAGGAGCTGCGCCTGATCCTCAAGGCGCTAGGCTATCGCCGCGTCCGCAAGGGCTCCGGCGAAGGTGAAACCGCCGAGGCCGAGCTCTGGGCCGGGCGCGCGAGATCGCTGAAACAGCGTGAGGAGCCCGCGCCCGCGCCCGCCCCGGCCGACACGCCCTTCGCCATCCTCGCCGAGCTGCCCGTCGCCCGAGGTCCTGCGCCTCAGCGCCGCAAACCGAAACAGCGTCGCAAGCCCGAGGCTGCGACGACTGCAGCCTCTGCAAAGCCCCAGACCGCCCAAGCGCCTGCGAAGAAAAAGCGCCGCCGCAGGCGCAAGCCCGGACCTGACGCCTCATGA
- a CDS encoding DUF3108 domain-containing protein — MTHALRLSGLAAAALMIAAGPAANAQLLDDGPAVTPPEGLSVSYSGSVYFLQVANVSLSARFGDADYAARASFQSAGLLRWFDDTDIVATSIGYRNAEGLAPYRYEHINYASEKGRVVGIDFPDGRAVPDINPPFGSMGEPPASDEERQGALDPISVMLGLTLAMPGDRDEPCSGRLPVFDGKARYDLRFENAGTDEVRTRAWQGEAIRCRAYVEPISGYDDGDRPDQEEQNTPVHIWLAPIDDVYVPVRFRASTRIGNINVTANRITLGAPPSE; from the coding sequence ATGACGCACGCACTCAGACTTTCCGGCCTCGCCGCCGCCGCGCTGATGATCGCCGCCGGCCCCGCTGCGAACGCCCAGCTGCTCGATGACGGCCCTGCCGTGACCCCGCCCGAAGGGCTTTCGGTGAGCTATTCGGGCTCGGTCTATTTTCTTCAGGTGGCCAACGTGTCGCTGTCGGCCCGCTTCGGCGACGCGGACTACGCCGCCCGCGCGAGCTTTCAGAGCGCGGGCCTTCTGCGCTGGTTCGACGACACCGACATCGTGGCGACCTCGATCGGCTACCGCAACGCCGAGGGCCTCGCGCCCTACCGGTACGAGCACATCAACTACGCCTCGGAAAAGGGGCGCGTGGTCGGCATCGACTTTCCCGACGGCCGCGCCGTGCCCGACATCAACCCGCCCTTCGGGTCGATGGGCGAGCCGCCCGCGTCCGACGAAGAGCGCCAGGGCGCGCTCGATCCGATCTCGGTCATGCTGGGTCTGACCCTGGCCATGCCCGGCGACCGCGACGAGCCGTGCAGCGGCCGCCTTCCGGTGTTCGACGGCAAGGCGCGATACGATCTGCGCTTTGAAAACGCCGGCACGGACGAGGTCCGCACCCGGGCCTGGCAGGGCGAGGCGATCCGCTGCCGGGCCTATGTCGAGCCGATCAGCGGCTATGACGACGGCGACCGGCCCGACCAAGAAGAGCAGAACACGCCGGTGCATATCTGGCTCGCGCCGATCGACGACGTGTACGTGCCGGTGCGTTTCCGCGCGAGCACGCGGATCGGCAACATCAACGTCACGGCCAACCGCATCACGCTGGGCGCGCCGCCGAGCGAGTGA